GGATCTCGCGCGCCCGACCGGGCGCACCGCGATGCTCTCGATCATCCCGGGCCTGTCGGTCGCCGTCGTCGGCTGGGTGGTCGTCGGCCTGCTGATGGTCGGGGTCGCGGAGTTCAGCCGACGCCGGAACCGCCGGACCGCGGAGAACAGTTCTGCTGACGCCGGCTCGTCCGACGTTCCGACGACGGCCGATCACACGGGCGAGGCCACCGAGGAGGAGTCCGTCAGCCCGCGATGACCGTCGTGGTCCCGCCGGAGATCACGAGTGCCTCGTCGTCGCGCAGGAAATGCAGCGGATGGCCGGCGAACTCCTGCCGCGTCCGTTCGATCCGGCCGGGGCCGCCGACGGTTCCCTCCGCATGCGGGACGACCGTGACGTCGATGAGCCCGAGGGCGGCGGTCGAGGTCAGCGGTGCCGCTTCGGTCGGGTCGTCGAGCAGCGCGAGCGGCGCGATGTCGGGACCGATGACGCACGCACCGGCACTGACCCCGATGTAGGGCAGTCCGCGGCGGACCGCGTCGACGAGAGGGCGGTCGGCGCCCGCGTGGCGGAGCGCGCCGAGAAGGTGGAAGACGTTGCCGCCGGATACGAACACCGCGTCGATCTCGCTCAGCGCGCGGGTGAACGAAGCCGCCGAGACCAGTTCCGGATCGACGTCGACGACCACGAATCCCTGGTCGCGCAGGCTGCCGCGGTCGAGGTCGAGCCACGCCTGGTCGGGGTAGATCGACGACGCCGTCGGGATGAAGCCGATGCGGGCGCCGGCGCCGACCCGGGGGACGAGGAAGTCACGCACCGGGGTGAGCCATCGGCTGAGCAGCAGTAGGTCCATGTCGGGCACACGTCCACTGTGCACCGGCGGCGCGGGTCGTCGGGAATTCACCAGGCGTTGCGCGTCGTGTCACGCGCTGCGTCGTTGCCGGTCAGATCGGAGGCGCAGGGTCGGGGTATGCGCGTAGCGATCGTCGCCGAGAGTTTCCTCCCGCAGATGAACGGGGTCGTCAACTCCGTCCTGCGGGTCGTCGATCATCTGGAGTCCACCGGCCACGAGGTGGTCGTCATCGCCCCGGACACGCCGCGGGGATGTGCATCGGCGCCACGGACGGTCGGCCGGCGTACGCCGGTGCATCTCGTGCCGGCCGTGCGGGTTCCGCGGGTGACGTCGCTGCCGGTCGGGGTGCCGCTGCCGCTGCTGTACCGGGTACTGCGCGACTTCGCGCCCGACGTCGTGCACCTGGCCTCCCCGTTCGTGGTGGGAGCTGCGGGTGCCGCGGCGGCACGGGCGCTGGGTGTGCCGACGGTCGCGGTCTTCCAGACCGACGTCGCCGGGTTCGCCTCGGCCTACCGGCTGGGCGCGGTCGAGAAGGCGGCCTGGCGCTACACCCGGAAACTGCACGAGATGTGCGATCTGACCCTGGTCCCGTCGACCGAGACGATGAACGCTCTCGCCGCGCGCGGGGTACCGCGGTTGCGGAGGTGGGGCCGGGGCGTCGACCTCGACCTGTTCTCGCCCGATCGGCGTAGCGGTGCGCTGCGCGCCGAGTGGTCACGCGGCCAGGAGGACGCGCTGGTGTGCGGGTTCGTGGGTCGGCTGGCGCCGGAGAAGCACGTCGAGCGGCTGGCGGGACTGTCGGGAGATCCTCGGGTGCGGCTGGTGGTCGTCGGCGACGGTCCCGAACGTGCCCGACTCGAACGGCTGCTGCCGGACGCGGTGTTCACCGGTGAACTCCGCGGCGAGGCGCTGGCCCGCGCTTACGCATCCTTCGACGTCTTCGCGCATGCCGGCGAACACGAGACGTTCTGTCAGACGATCCAGGAGGCGATGGCCAGCGGCCTGCCGGTCATCGCACCCGACGCCGGTGGGCCACGCGATCTGGTGACGACGTTCCGCACCGGCTATCTGCTCGAGGTCGCGCGGTACGAGAAGATGCTTCCCGCGGTCGTCGACTCGCTGCACGACGACGCGGTGCGTGCCGCATTCGGGCGGGCGGCCGTCCAGGCGGTGCGAACACGGACGTGGCCGGCGGTGTGTGCCGAACTCGTCGACCACTACCGGTCGGTGACGGGTGCCGGGGTCGCGGCTCTCGACCGGCCGGCCTGAGCGCGACCAGAGTCGCCGGGCCCACCTCGCGGTCATCACACCGTCGGTGCGCGGTAGCGTGACTGCCATGGCATCCACGGGCGCGAACCCACCTCAGCGAGCAAGTCTGGAGAAGGACCCGGCCGAGGTCGCGGCCATGTTCGACGGCGTCGCCCGCCGTTACGACATCACCAACACCGTGCTGTCCTTCGGACAGGATCGCGGGTGGCGCAAGAAGACCCGCAAGGCGCTCGATCTGCGCCCGGGCGACATCGTCCTCGACCTCGCCGCGGGAACCGCGGTGTCGACCGTCGAACTCGCCTCGTCGGGTGCGCACTGTGTCGCAGCCGACTTCTCACTCGGCATGCTGAAGGCCGGCGCCCACCGCAACGTACCCAAGGTCGCGGCCGACGCGTTGTCGCTCCCGTTCGCCGACAACTCCTTCGACGCAGCCACCATCTCCTTCGGCCTCCGCAACGTGAACGACGTCCCCAAGGCCCTCGCCGAGCTGCGTCGGGTTCTGAAACCCGGTGGGCGACTGGTGATCTGCGAATTCTCGACGCCGACCCTCAAGCCGTTCCGCACCGTGTACATGGAGTACCTGATGAAGGCGCTGCCCGCGGTCGCGACCAAGGTGTCCAGCAGCCCGGCCGCGTATGTCTATCTCGCGGAATCGATCCGGGCCTGGCCCGACCAGTTCGCCCTCGGCGACCTCATCCGCGAAGCGGGCTTCGACCAGGTGCGCTGGCAGAACATGACCGGCGGAATCGCCGCGATCCACTCCGCGCGAGCCTGAGGCTCGTCGCCCAGCGCTCCCTGAGGTGGATCAGGAACCGGCGGCCTGCTGCGCATCCTCGGTGAGGAGTTCATGCGGAACCGGGCAGCCTGCGGCGCCGGCCTTCTCGCCCTTCGGTGCCGGGCAGCCCGCGCCGAAGGTGCCGAGTTCCTCGAGGCGGTAACCGTTGGGGTAGCTGCGGACCTGCTTGGTCTGGCGGCCGAACAGCGGCTCGGTCCGCGGCGGGAAGAACAACCGGATCGCGAGGCCACGGGCCTTCAGGCCGCCGCGTACCAGGATGCGTTCGACGAGGGTCGGCTTCGGGTACTTGAATGCGGTGAGCAGTCGATCGTCCATGAGCGCGAACGACATCCGGCGCACCACTGCGCGGGGGAGCAGCTTGTAGGGCATGAAGGTGCCCAGCAGGTCCAGCGTCGAGTCCGCGACGGCCAGGGCGTCGGCGCTGAAGGCGAAGTTGGCCGTCTCGTAGTCCTCGTAGAACTGCTTGAAACCCTCGTACGTCTCCGGGATGTCCTTGATGCCCATGAGCTGCCCGACGCGGCGGTAGTAGTTCGTGAGGCCGCGGACCTCGTGGTTGGTGAGCTTGCGCCACTCGTAGGCGTTGACCCACTCGACCGGGCACACCACGAAGGTCGAGAGCACGTAGAGGAAGTCGCCGTTGGGGATGTCGTACATGCCGTGCATCTGGTTGATGCGTCGGATGCCGGCGCGGCCGAGGGGACTGTCGACGCCGTGTTCGATCGGGGCGTCGAGCAGGAGGACCGTGTCGTCGTAGCGCTTCTGCGTCGACTCGGTGAACTGGCTCGTCTTGTAGAGCAGGTCACCGATCGACGGTACGGCGTACGTGCGGAACAGTGCGAAGCTCAGCGCCTGGGTGATGCCCCAGGGGAACTCCTGGGTGGCCAGCGCCCGGGCGACGGCCGTGGGGTCGTTGTCGGCGTCCATGCGATCGATGTCGCCACGCAGGTGATAGCGCTGCGCCACCCGGTTCTGGACGGCGTGCTTGGCGCGGGTGGCGAGAGTGGATGCAGTGGACATGTTCCATCTCCAGGGGTCGGCGGTGGTCTCGATTCTTGCACGATGTGGTCGGCGCCACACTGTTGGAACAGTACCGCCTGAACGTCTCATTGGGTACCTGGGGTGGTGAGACGTCGCAGATTTTCCCGCGGGACCAATTCCTTCCCGCCTGCCGGATAGCGCACGCGGGAAGGAAACGACACCGCGGGAGGTAAACGCACCCGCGGGAGTTCGGGCCCTCAGGCGAACGGCGGCCGCGGATCGAGACGGTGGGAGATGCGGCCGACGGTCCGCCAGGCGCGCGCCACGAGGTCGGCGTCCTCGTCGGTGATGAGGTTGCCCATGACGCGGACGACCAGAGACATCAGCTGCGGGGACCGGATGCCGGGGCGACCGAGCGTGGGCACGGTCTGCGGCATCGTCAGGAGTCCGGCGAGGCGTCGGGCAGCCGAGAACGCGAGTCCGTAGTGGCCGACGAGGATGTCGCGCCAGCGGTCGGTGTAGTCGTCGGCGCCGAGAAGTTCGACGGCGAGCCGGGCGGTCTCCATCGCGTAGTCGATTCCCTCGCCGTTGAGCGGGTTGACGCATGCGGCGGCGTCGCCGATGAGTACCCAGTTGCGGCCGGCGACGCCGGTCACCGCGCCGCCCATCGGCAGCAGCGCCGATGCGATGCGGACCGGCGGTCCGCCGAGGGCCCATTCGTCGTTGACCATCGCCGCGTAGTGCTCGAGGATCGGGCGAAGTGCCATGTGCGCCGGTCGTTTCGCGGTCGCGAGCGCGCCCACGCCGACGTTCACCAGTCCGCCACCGGCGCCGCCGTCGGCACCGCCGAGCGGGAACACCCAGCCGTAACCGGGAAGGAGTTCGCCGTCGGGACCGCGCAACTCCAGATGTGAACCCATCCAATGGGAGTCGGCGCGGGCCGACGGTGCATAGGCGCGCGCCGCGACCCCGTAGGCGGTGTCCCGATGCCATTCGCGCCCAAGGGCTTTGCCGAGTCCCGACCGCACACCGTCGGCGACGATCAGGTCACCCACCCGCACGGTGTGGGTGGTGCCGCCGGCGGAGAACGTCACCGCGCCGACCCGGTCGCCGTCCATGGTGACGTCGACCGCCTTGGCGCCCTGCACCATTCGGACGCCCTTGCCGACCGCGTGCGCGCGGATCGCGTCGTCGAACTCGGTCCGTGCGACCGCACTGCCGTACGCGGGGAAGCGGCCCGACGGCCAGCGGACCTGCTGACGCGCGCCCCACCCGTTGAGGAGTAGCCCGTCGATGCGGGGCCGGTCGGCTACCAGAGAGCCGAGGCCGAGCGAGTCGAGTTCGGCGATGGCGCGCGGGGTGAGTCCGTCGCCGCACGTCTTGTCACGCGGGAACACCGCGGCGTCGACCAGGACGACGTCGCGACCGGCCGCCGCGGCATGTGCTGCCGCCGCCGATCCGCCCGGTCCCGCGCCGACCACCAACACGTCGGCGTGATCGGGGTAGGAGACATCCCGGGGCGTCGAATTCTCAGGGCTCACCCGAACAGTATGTCCGTACCCCGGACCGGATAGGCTCGGCAGGCAGGTGGGGTCACGAGGACACTCGGGCCTCCGCCGACACACATTAGCCGGATCAGACGAGATGGGGCGGCGTAGCTGTGAAGTCCACATTCGCCGGGTTGGACCTGGTATCGGATGAGTTCGCCGAAACGGTGCGCTCCTCGTTGCAGAAGGTCGAGGACCTGCTGCTGGGTGAGCTCTCATCCGGGGACGAGGTCATGACCGAGGCGGCGACGCACCTGGCCAAGGCCGGCGGCAAGCGGTTCCGGCCGATGTTCGCGATCCTCGCCTCGCAGTTCGGGCCGCGTCCCGACTCCGAGGACGTGATCACCTCGGCCACCGTCGTGGAGATGATCCACCTCGCGACGCTGTACCACGACGACGTCATGGACGAGGCCTCCATGCGGCGGGGCGCCCCGAGCGCCAACGCCCGCTGGACGAACTCCATCGCGATCCTCTCCGGCGACTTCCTGTTCGCCCGTGCCTCGCGCCTGGTGTCGACGCTGGGGCCCGAGGCGGTGCGCATCATCGCCGAGACCTTCGCCGAACTCGTCACCGGCCAGATGCGGGAGACCGTCGGGGTGAAGCCCGGTGCGGACCCCATCGACCACTACCTGCAGGTGGTGTGGGAGAAGACCGGCTCGCTGATCGCGGCCGCCGCACGCTTCGGCGCGATGGCCTCCGGCGCGACCACCGACGACATCGAAAGACTCTCCAAGATCGGCGACATCGTCGGCGTCGCCTTCCAGGTGTCCGACGACATCATCGACATCAGTTCGGTCTCGGTCGACTCGGGCAAGACGCCGGGCACCGACCTGCGCGAGGGCGTCCACACCCTGCCTGTCCTCTACGCACTCACCGGCGACGACGCCACGTCGGCGCGGCTGCGCGAACTCCTCGTCGGATCCGACGG
The sequence above is drawn from the Gordonia rubripertincta genome and encodes:
- a CDS encoding Type 1 glutamine amidotransferase-like domain-containing protein, encoding MPDMDLLLLSRWLTPVRDFLVPRVGAGARIGFIPTASSIYPDQAWLDLDRGSLRDQGFVVVDVDPELVSAASFTRALSEIDAVFVSGGNVFHLLGALRHAGADRPLVDAVRRGLPYIGVSAGACVIGPDIAPLALLDDPTEAAPLTSTAALGLIDVTVVPHAEGTVGGPGRIERTRQEFAGHPLHFLRDDEALVISGGTTTVIAG
- a CDS encoding glycosyltransferase family 4 protein; translated protein: MRVAIVAESFLPQMNGVVNSVLRVVDHLESTGHEVVVIAPDTPRGCASAPRTVGRRTPVHLVPAVRVPRVTSLPVGVPLPLLYRVLRDFAPDVVHLASPFVVGAAGAAAARALGVPTVAVFQTDVAGFASAYRLGAVEKAAWRYTRKLHEMCDLTLVPSTETMNALAARGVPRLRRWGRGVDLDLFSPDRRSGALRAEWSRGQEDALVCGFVGRLAPEKHVERLAGLSGDPRVRLVVVGDGPERARLERLLPDAVFTGELRGEALARAYASFDVFAHAGEHETFCQTIQEAMASGLPVIAPDAGGPRDLVTTFRTGYLLEVARYEKMLPAVVDSLHDDAVRAAFGRAAVQAVRTRTWPAVCAELVDHYRSVTGAGVAALDRPA
- a CDS encoding demethylmenaquinone methyltransferase, producing MASTGANPPQRASLEKDPAEVAAMFDGVARRYDITNTVLSFGQDRGWRKKTRKALDLRPGDIVLDLAAGTAVSTVELASSGAHCVAADFSLGMLKAGAHRNVPKVAADALSLPFADNSFDAATISFGLRNVNDVPKALAELRRVLKPGGRLVICEFSTPTLKPFRTVYMEYLMKALPAVATKVSSSPAAYVYLAESIRAWPDQFALGDLIREAGFDQVRWQNMTGGIAAIHSARA
- a CDS encoding oxygenase MpaB family protein, which produces MSTASTLATRAKHAVQNRVAQRYHLRGDIDRMDADNDPTAVARALATQEFPWGITQALSFALFRTYAVPSIGDLLYKTSQFTESTQKRYDDTVLLLDAPIEHGVDSPLGRAGIRRINQMHGMYDIPNGDFLYVLSTFVVCPVEWVNAYEWRKLTNHEVRGLTNYYRRVGQLMGIKDIPETYEGFKQFYEDYETANFAFSADALAVADSTLDLLGTFMPYKLLPRAVVRRMSFALMDDRLLTAFKYPKPTLVERILVRGGLKARGLAIRLFFPPRTEPLFGRQTKQVRSYPNGYRLEELGTFGAGCPAPKGEKAGAAGCPVPHELLTEDAQQAAGS
- a CDS encoding geranylgeranyl reductase family protein, which codes for MSPENSTPRDVSYPDHADVLVVGAGPGGSAAAAHAAAAGRDVVLVDAAVFPRDKTCGDGLTPRAIAELDSLGLGSLVADRPRIDGLLLNGWGARQQVRWPSGRFPAYGSAVARTEFDDAIRAHAVGKGVRMVQGAKAVDVTMDGDRVGAVTFSAGGTTHTVRVGDLIVADGVRSGLGKALGREWHRDTAYGVAARAYAPSARADSHWMGSHLELRGPDGELLPGYGWVFPLGGADGGAGGGLVNVGVGALATAKRPAHMALRPILEHYAAMVNDEWALGGPPVRIASALLPMGGAVTGVAGRNWVLIGDAAACVNPLNGEGIDYAMETARLAVELLGADDYTDRWRDILVGHYGLAFSAARRLAGLLTMPQTVPTLGRPGIRSPQLMSLVVRVMGNLITDEDADLVARAWRTVGRISHRLDPRPPFA
- a CDS encoding polyprenyl synthetase family protein, whose protein sequence is MKSTFAGLDLVSDEFAETVRSSLQKVEDLLLGELSSGDEVMTEAATHLAKAGGKRFRPMFAILASQFGPRPDSEDVITSATVVEMIHLATLYHDDVMDEASMRRGAPSANARWTNSIAILSGDFLFARASRLVSTLGPEAVRIIAETFAELVTGQMRETVGVKPGADPIDHYLQVVWEKTGSLIAAAARFGAMASGATTDDIERLSKIGDIVGVAFQVSDDIIDISSVSVDSGKTPGTDLREGVHTLPVLYALTGDDATSARLRELLVGSDGGSRPLTDDAEVAEALQLLESSAGMAAARAKLQSFADEAHAMLAELPETPAHKALSSLVDYTIDRVG